A single genomic interval of candidate division KSB1 bacterium harbors:
- a CDS encoding LD-carboxypeptidase — translation MKPDLLAKGIQYLEKCGYKLKIGSHVNDVYGYMAGSERDRANDIHEMFKDPEVQAIFCTRGGYGTPRILDLLDYKIIQSHPKIFVGFSDITAFQLAVFKKTQLVTFSGPMVAVEMGKGINPFTAQYFWNMITVSEPVQKFSGLHCIKPGVAEGRLLGGNLSMICSLIGSPYLPDFQNAILFLEDVGEEPYRIDRKLMQLKLAGILENVNGIVFGQFEGCEPRAGNQSLSIEQVLHDILFDLEVPMAGELKYGHVEVKYTIPLGVDVCLDANEGYLQIKDSPVI, via the coding sequence ATGAAACCGGATCTTCTTGCCAAGGGCATTCAATACCTTGAAAAGTGTGGCTATAAACTGAAAATCGGCAGTCACGTTAATGATGTCTACGGCTATATGGCCGGAAGCGAGCGAGACAGGGCCAACGATATCCATGAAATGTTCAAAGACCCAGAGGTTCAGGCGATTTTTTGTACCCGAGGAGGATACGGAACTCCCAGGATTCTGGACTTGCTCGATTATAAGATTATCCAAAGTCACCCCAAAATTTTTGTTGGATTTAGTGATATTACTGCCTTTCAGTTGGCTGTCTTCAAAAAAACTCAATTGGTTACTTTCTCGGGACCTATGGTTGCGGTGGAAATGGGAAAAGGTATCAACCCGTTCACGGCGCAATATTTTTGGAACATGATTACTGTCTCGGAACCTGTGCAAAAATTTTCCGGACTTCATTGCATAAAACCGGGAGTTGCTGAAGGAAGACTCCTTGGTGGTAATCTTTCCATGATTTGCTCCTTGATCGGCTCACCCTATTTGCCCGACTTTCAGAATGCAATTTTGTTTTTAGAAGATGTAGGAGAAGAGCCCTACCGCATAGATCGAAAACTGATGCAGTTAAAGTTGGCCGGTATTTTAGAAAACGTCAACGGTATTGTATTCGGCCAATTTGAGGGCTGTGAACCCAGGGCCGGAAATCAAAGTTTGTCGATTGAGCAAGTTTTACACGATATTCTCTTTGATTTAGAGGTCCCAATGGCTGGTGAATTGAAGTACGGTCATGTTGAAGTGAAATACACGATACCATTAGGCGTTGACGTTTGTTTGGATGCCAATGAAGGCTATTTGCAGATAAAAGATTCACCAGTAATTTAA
- a CDS encoding GWxTD domain-containing protein gives MKICRSKNAIGSVSLLLYLTSFFSINLYAQDANRSSFELHRTEQPEDVPYFGVDFVNVAADERNLSRLIFKLSFVNDELQFIRAKRKKFRADYEASVVISDTSETEIDRIKKTGFIITQNFDETNSLDIKNSTELRIALEPGVYNFRIELKDKETQRSGIREGSVTLRDFTKNEFMISDVFAVDSIEVAPDEPASGGENIKPQTELYAYFEVYNVPESDSIYIVYQFLASEDKVLQEGERRIKSAGRVSRQYIQLDKLALVSTDNRIRLVVKSKDKSLEVEQVLDLSDSDAGPVYANLDEAIEQLLHIAKDDELKKMRSLEGEEKTRAFEEFWESRDPDPETRMNEYKDEYYRRVKFANKRFGKESNMPGWKTEMGMVYIKLGPPDYVNTAYNRSRNLYDEINSLSRKPVLIWSYYSIRREIIFQYKIAEYRIANYSEVFDVLNGEMIF, from the coding sequence ATGAAAATATGTAGATCGAAAAACGCAATTGGCTCCGTTTCATTGCTTCTATATTTAACCTCTTTTTTCTCCATTAATCTCTACGCTCAGGATGCAAATCGAAGCAGCTTTGAGCTCCACCGGACAGAGCAACCCGAGGACGTACCCTATTTCGGCGTCGACTTTGTCAACGTGGCTGCTGATGAGCGGAACTTAAGCCGCCTGATATTTAAATTAAGTTTTGTGAACGACGAACTACAGTTCATTAGAGCAAAAAGGAAAAAATTTCGAGCAGATTATGAAGCATCCGTTGTCATTTCTGATACCAGTGAAACCGAAATTGATAGAATTAAAAAAACAGGTTTTATAATTACCCAAAATTTTGACGAAACCAATTCATTAGACATAAAAAATTCAACCGAGCTTAGAATTGCTTTGGAGCCGGGGGTTTACAATTTTCGAATTGAGCTCAAGGACAAAGAAACTCAGAGATCCGGCATTCGCGAGGGATCCGTAACCCTGCGTGATTTCACGAAAAATGAATTCATGATTAGCGATGTTTTTGCAGTGGACTCAATTGAGGTTGCACCTGACGAACCTGCTTCTGGTGGTGAAAACATAAAGCCCCAAACTGAATTGTACGCATATTTCGAAGTTTACAACGTGCCTGAATCAGACAGTATTTACATTGTTTACCAGTTCCTCGCGTCTGAAGACAAAGTTTTGCAGGAGGGCGAACGTAGAATAAAAAGTGCCGGCAGGGTTTCGCGCCAGTACATTCAATTGGATAAACTTGCACTCGTCAGTACGGATAACCGTATCCGGCTAGTTGTAAAAAGTAAAGATAAATCTTTGGAGGTCGAGCAGGTGCTTGACCTCTCCGATTCCGATGCAGGCCCGGTTTATGCAAATCTTGATGAGGCCATCGAACAGTTACTCCACATTGCCAAAGACGACGAATTAAAGAAAATGAGGTCTCTGGAAGGTGAGGAAAAAACCAGGGCATTTGAGGAATTCTGGGAAAGCCGTGATCCCGATCCTGAGACGCGTATGAATGAATACAAGGATGAGTATTATAGACGGGTCAAATTTGCAAACAAGAGATTTGGCAAAGAAAGTAACATGCCCGGCTGGAAGACGGAAATGGGTATGGTTTATATTAAGCTTGGACCACCCGATTACGTGAATACTGCCTATAACCGGTCTAGAAATCTTTATGATGAGATCAATAGCCTCTCCAGAAAACCCGTATTGATTTGGTCATATTACAGTATCCGCAGGGAAATTATTTTCCAATACAAGATAGCTGAATACCGGATTGCCAATTATTCAGAAGTCTTTGATGTGCTTAACGGCGAGATGATTTTTTAA